In one window of Myotis daubentonii chromosome 13, mMyoDau2.1, whole genome shotgun sequence DNA:
- the FUOM gene encoding fucose mutarotase isoform X2, whose translation MVVLKGIPALLSPELLYALARMGHGDTIGLGIPQLLEAVLKLLPLDTYVESPAAVMELVSSDKERGLQTPVWKSYQSILLEAGCSSPLEKIERFEFYQQAKKAFAVVATGETALYGNLILKKGVLAPEALI comes from the exons ATGGTGGTGCTGAAGGGCATCCCGGCGCTTCTGTCCCCAGAGCTGCTTTACGCCCTGGCGCGGATGGGGCACGGGGACACCATCG GCCTGGGCATCCCGCAGCTCCTGGAGGCCGTGCTGAAGCTGCTGCCACTGGACACCTATGTGGAGAGTCCG GCTGCTGTCATGGAGCTGGTGTCCAGTGACAAGGAGAGGGGCCTCCAGACCCCGGTGTGGAAGAGCTACCAGTCCATCCTCTTGGAGGCTGGCTGCTCG AGCCCCCTTGAGAAGATAGAGAGGTTTGAGTTTTATCAGCAAGCCAAGAAGGCTTTTGCTGTTGTAGCAACTGG GGAGACGGCCCTCTACGGAAACCTCATCCTCAAGAAGGGGGTGCTGGCCCCCGAAGCCCTGATCTAG
- the FUOM gene encoding fucose mutarotase isoform X1 yields the protein MVVLKGIPALLSPELLYALARMGHGDTIVLADMNFPTSSICKCGPEEIRADGLGIPQLLEAVLKLLPLDTYVESPAAVMELVSSDKERGLQTPVWKSYQSILLEAGCSSPLEKIERFEFYQQAKKAFAVVATGETALYGNLILKKGVLAPEALI from the exons ATGGTGGTGCTGAAGGGCATCCCGGCGCTTCTGTCCCCAGAGCTGCTTTACGCCCTGGCGCGGATGGGGCACGGGGACACCATCG TTCTTGCAGACATGaacttccccacctcctccatctGCAAGTGTGGCCCAGAGGAGATCCGCGCCGATG GCCTGGGCATCCCGCAGCTCCTGGAGGCCGTGCTGAAGCTGCTGCCACTGGACACCTATGTGGAGAGTCCG GCTGCTGTCATGGAGCTGGTGTCCAGTGACAAGGAGAGGGGCCTCCAGACCCCGGTGTGGAAGAGCTACCAGTCCATCCTCTTGGAGGCTGGCTGCTCG AGCCCCCTTGAGAAGATAGAGAGGTTTGAGTTTTATCAGCAAGCCAAGAAGGCTTTTGCTGTTGTAGCAACTGG GGAGACGGCCCTCTACGGAAACCTCATCCTCAAGAAGGGGGTGCTGGCCCCCGAAGCCCTGATCTAG